The following are from one region of the Phormidium sp. PBR-2020 genome:
- a CDS encoding TIGR04283 family arsenosugar biosynthesis glycosyltransferase gives MIDSQIQGVAPVGAIVFTRYPEPGKTKTRLIPALGARGAAWLQEKMTRHTVDQLRAWREKSGGWLQIRYVGGSARRLQAWLGEDLPVRVQGPGDLGDRLVRAFQEGFAEGVERLVVVGIDCPELDEETIAQALESLEEVDLVLGPATDGGYYLIGLRAMPVERFEPLCQGIDWGSDRVLGQTLARSQELRLTAKQLSPLSDVDVPEELGVWDRARYQSQPLISVIIPVLNEAAEIAETLERVLTGRNLEVIVVDGGSQDNTVEMVQGYVRQEESSTPVRLLSSPSGRALQFNVGLQAAQGDFVLLLHGDTRVPRGFDLVIRDLLRDEGVVAGAFELAVASQAWPLRWVEWGVRWRSRGLGFPYGDQGLFLSRQQLLQLGGIPDLPLMEDFELVRRLQGQGRIAIAPVAVVTSARRWDGLGVLRVTLLNQLIVLGYLLGISPKQLAQWYRRRQG, from the coding sequence ATGATAGATTCCCAAATCCAGGGCGTGGCCCCAGTAGGAGCCATCGTTTTTACTCGCTATCCAGAGCCAGGGAAGACAAAAACTCGTCTCATTCCGGCTCTAGGGGCACGAGGGGCTGCTTGGTTGCAGGAGAAGATGACTCGCCATACTGTTGATCAGTTACGAGCCTGGCGGGAGAAATCCGGGGGCTGGTTACAAATTCGCTATGTGGGGGGGTCGGCTCGACGGCTTCAGGCTTGGTTGGGGGAGGATTTACCGGTGAGAGTCCAGGGGCCTGGAGATTTGGGCGATCGCCTAGTGCGGGCGTTTCAGGAGGGCTTTGCTGAGGGGGTTGAACGGTTGGTGGTGGTGGGGATTGATTGTCCCGAACTCGATGAGGAAACGATCGCACAGGCGTTAGAGAGCTTGGAGGAGGTGGACTTGGTTCTGGGGCCGGCGACGGATGGTGGTTATTATCTGATTGGGCTGCGGGCGATGCCAGTCGAGAGGTTTGAGCCGTTGTGTCAGGGGATTGATTGGGGTAGCGATCGCGTGTTGGGACAAACTTTAGCACGGAGTCAGGAGTTGAGGTTAACGGCGAAGCAGTTATCGCCGTTGTCTGATGTGGATGTTCCCGAGGAGTTGGGGGTCTGGGATCGAGCCCGGTATCAGAGTCAGCCCCTGATTTCGGTGATTATTCCCGTTTTGAATGAAGCGGCGGAGATAGCTGAGACGTTGGAGCGAGTGCTGACGGGGCGGAATTTGGAGGTGATTGTGGTGGATGGGGGGAGTCAGGACAATACGGTTGAGATGGTTCAAGGCTATGTTCGTCAGGAGGAGTCGTCAACGCCGGTGCGGCTGCTGTCCTCTCCTTCGGGCCGGGCCCTTCAGTTTAATGTGGGTCTTCAGGCAGCTCAGGGGGATTTCGTCTTGTTGCTGCATGGGGATACTCGGGTTCCTCGGGGGTTCGATCTCGTGATTCGTGACCTGTTGAGGGATGAAGGGGTGGTGGCGGGGGCTTTTGAGTTGGCGGTGGCCAGTCAGGCCTGGCCGTTGCGCTGGGTGGAGTGGGGGGTGCGTTGGCGATCGCGCGGGTTGGGGTTTCCCTATGGGGATCAGGGCTTGTTTCTCTCTCGTCAGCAACTGTTGCAGTTGGGAGGGATTCCTGATTTACCCTTGATGGAAGATTTTGAGTTAGTCCGCCGCTTACAAGGACAAGGCCGGATTGCGATCGCCCCCGTGGCTGTGGTCACTTCTGCGCGACGCTGGGATGGTTTAGGGGTGCTACGAGTCACATTGCTCAACCAATTGATTGTTTTGGGCTATTTACTCGGAATTTCCCCCAAACAACTGGCACAGTGGTATCGTCGCCGCCAGGGCTAG
- a CDS encoding ISKra4 family transposase (programmed frameshift) encodes MNPQKQAELQQHLDAIAKILYQEADPAELTTLEGIEKNVRAQAQEHVLPQLGNFFINAATDRPTGKQRTLTSILGRLTLTTAQAQQLQVEPRTRWSPYFFKCCAVVTANASYQRAEEDIAMLTGLSISHSTLQRFVQREDWCEVEVTEPIEELSLDGGMIRLRTEEGQPGQWREYKALNVHEHGGVAFFKDNEGLIDWVNIQLLAELFISLGDGHDGVWNIFDGIGTPEQRIEVLDWYHLMENAHKVQGTAAQLSRIRALLWRGETRQVIRYLRQERCRGATRFINYLKHHSKRIIDYQVWQEAGHSIGSGQVESLVKQIGLRVKLPGAQWREENVPKVLKHRCAYLNGDLAA; translated from the exons ATGAATCCTCAAAAGCAGGCTGAACTCCAACAACATCTTGATGCAATTGCCAAGATTCTCTACCAGGAAGCTGACCCGGCTGAACTGACCACCCTCGAAGGCATTGAGAAAAACGTTCGAGCTCAAGCCCAAGAACATGTTTTGCCTCAACTGGGAA ATTTTTTTATCAACGCGGCGACCGACCGACCGACCGGAAAACAACGCACCCTAACCAGCATCCTGGGCCGACTCACCCTCACCACAGCTCAAGCCCAACAACTACAAGTCGAACCCAGAACTCGTTGGAGTCCCTATTTTTTCAAGTGTTGTGCCGTTGTCACTGCCAACGCCTCTTACCAAAGAGCCGAAGAAGATATCGCCATGCTGACTGGGCTGAGCATTTCCCACAGTACGCTCCAACGCTTTGTCCAGCGAGAGGACTGGTGTGAGGTCGAGGTCACTGAACCAATAGAGGAACTCAGCCTCGATGGTGGGATGATTCGCCTTCGAACTGAGGAGGGTCAACCGGGTCAGTGGCGAGAGTACAAAGCCTTAAATGTCCACGAGCATGGAGGTGTAGCGTTCTTTAAAGATAATGAAGGACTAATCGACTGGGTGAATATCCAGCTACTAGCCGAGCTATTTATCAGTCTCGGAGATGGTCATGATGGGGTCTGGAACATTTTTGACGGTATCGGGACACCAGAGCAACGTATCGAAGTCCTCGATTGGTATCATCTGATGGAGAATGCTCATAAGGTACAAGGCACAGCTGCCCAGCTATCGCGGATACGAGCCTTGTTGTGGCGAGGGGAGACCCGTCAGGTGATTCGCTATCTGCGCCAAGAGCGATGTCGGGGAGCTACGAGATTTATCAACTATTTGAAGCATCATTCTAAGCGCATCATTGACTACCAGGTCTGGCAGGAAGCGGGACATTCAATTGGTTCGGGTCAAGTCGAGTCCCTGGTCAAACAAATTGGACTCAGGGTGAAATTGCCTGGGGCACAATGGCGAGAGGAGAATGTGCCAAAGGTGTTGAAGCATCGCTGTGCTTACCTGAATGGGGACTTGGCGGCTTAA
- a CDS encoding 4'-phosphopantetheinyl transferase superfamily protein, whose protein sequence is MSEESAADWPHWPVLPTLWADQVWVWRLGLRETGDLDLAWGCLSPAERERADRYRRPGDRQGFILTRSWLRRLAGAYLGLAPEGLQFQVSPHGKPFLAGYPLRFNLSHSGDWALLAFSRDRPLGIDLEVHRPVSVLGLAKRFFQASEWTQLQGLSGDWQRQVFFDYWTAKEAYLKATGEGLGALSRVEIDAAQLPGDRFPLWRCSSDAAVTGGLLRSPTFEAQRLSLGPGYSAALVVGPQGNELFTEDCLEKTVTKLNNKSVFLRIYRGTISPKMRMPS, encoded by the coding sequence ATGAGTGAGGAATCTGCCGCGGACTGGCCCCACTGGCCGGTATTACCGACTCTGTGGGCGGATCAGGTTTGGGTTTGGCGTTTAGGGTTGAGGGAGACTGGGGATCTGGATCTGGCTTGGGGGTGCTTATCCCCGGCGGAACGGGAACGGGCTGATCGCTATCGTCGTCCGGGCGATCGCCAGGGCTTTATCCTCACTCGTAGTTGGCTACGGCGGCTGGCGGGGGCTTATTTGGGGCTGGCCCCTGAGGGGTTGCAGTTTCAGGTCAGCCCTCATGGAAAACCCTTTTTGGCGGGATATCCCCTACGCTTCAACCTTTCTCATTCGGGGGATTGGGCCCTGTTGGCCTTTAGCCGCGATCGCCCGTTGGGGATTGATCTCGAAGTTCATCGCCCGGTGTCGGTGTTAGGGTTGGCAAAACGGTTTTTTCAAGCTTCGGAATGGACGCAGTTGCAAGGCTTGTCAGGGGATTGGCAACGTCAGGTTTTTTTTGACTACTGGACGGCGAAGGAGGCTTATCTTAAAGCGACTGGGGAGGGGTTGGGGGCGTTATCTCGGGTAGAAATTGATGCAGCTCAATTGCCGGGCGATCGCTTTCCCCTTTGGCGATGCTCATCTGACGCAGCGGTGACGGGTGGGCTATTGCGATCGCCAACCTTTGAGGCTCAACGGCTTTCCCTCGGGCCCGGCTATAGTGCGGCTCTCGTCGTGGGTCCCCAAGGCAATGAGCTGTTTACCGAGGACTGTTTAGAGAAAACCGTTACTAAACTTAACAATAAATCCGTATTCCTGCGGATTTATCGGGGGACAATTTCTCCGAAAATGAGAATGCCGTCATGA
- a CDS encoding DUF3685 domain-containing protein — protein MTQTDDALTLLLIETDEIVRLGLRTWLAKQTGVAAVLDTNTVAQALATLQDSPADVIIVGDLASGLRLAQTLEPRPPESPTPILLWCSALSVAQLALARRAGLGGYCAKGTPPRELFNAALRVLAGEPTWQAPARIDPEADITNPPPASSAPSSRVPGVQYIDAEQEQLERWLQDPNLTLLQRIIFNGRRRELNAARWLLSQVRSPRRVTSKRPQPSPASPPSPQSTALTRLDGGAMTSANFASEDLEDILLDAILSKLQPPLRNLSDIPLEIEILRPDKRRHLLVTALRSFQNLLSELRHSDISPSRLQERRDRLALDLWRETTQEFFGRYYTLRFNGESLELVDILLREAEVVESAILDKIPFLPELLSHFLFQTPLAVDDRTCEFGSPEATLRAEYLLHNLLIAIANGVTQPLLDQVTGIEAIERQFYDRRFLSTRDIERLRNDLSWKYRWETYLEEPKAIYESRFWLFVLTERGIKRMAIYAHRREEFLALSGVRQAVTLVLEGRDALAPRLRSVVSWVGNGLVYVLTQVLGRGLGLVGRGILENLGSGKTRASRSGGKE, from the coding sequence ATGACTCAGACGGATGATGCGTTAACACTGCTGTTAATTGAGACCGATGAGATTGTTCGTTTAGGACTGCGAACCTGGTTGGCCAAACAAACCGGAGTTGCCGCCGTATTAGATACCAACACCGTTGCTCAAGCCCTCGCCACCCTACAGGATAGCCCCGCTGATGTCATTATCGTCGGGGACTTAGCCTCGGGCTTGCGCTTAGCTCAAACCCTAGAGCCACGTCCTCCCGAATCCCCAACGCCAATTTTATTATGGTGTTCAGCCCTCAGCGTGGCTCAACTCGCCCTGGCTCGCCGAGCGGGACTTGGGGGCTATTGTGCTAAAGGAACGCCACCCCGAGAACTATTTAACGCCGCCTTACGGGTACTCGCCGGAGAACCAACCTGGCAGGCCCCCGCCCGTATTGATCCTGAAGCAGATATCACGAACCCCCCTCCGGCCTCCTCAGCCCCCAGCTCTCGGGTTCCTGGCGTGCAATATATTGATGCCGAACAAGAGCAGTTAGAGCGTTGGCTTCAGGACCCGAATCTGACCTTACTTCAGCGCATTATCTTTAACGGCCGCCGGCGGGAACTCAACGCCGCCCGTTGGCTGCTGTCTCAAGTGCGATCGCCCCGTCGCGTCACATCGAAGCGCCCTCAACCCTCCCCAGCCTCCCCGCCATCGCCTCAATCGACGGCTTTGACGCGGTTGGATGGCGGGGCCATGACCTCCGCAAACTTTGCCAGCGAAGATCTCGAAGATATCCTACTTGATGCCATCCTGAGTAAGCTTCAGCCCCCCCTACGCAATCTCAGTGATATTCCCCTGGAAATTGAGATTTTACGTCCTGACAAACGGCGACACCTGTTAGTGACTGCCCTGCGCAGCTTCCAAAATCTTCTCAGTGAACTGCGCCATTCAGACATCAGTCCGTCTCGCTTGCAGGAACGCCGCGATCGCCTGGCCTTGGATTTATGGCGGGAAACCACCCAAGAATTTTTTGGACGCTATTACACGCTCCGTTTCAATGGTGAATCCCTCGAACTGGTGGATATCCTGCTACGGGAAGCGGAGGTGGTGGAAAGTGCCATCCTGGACAAAATCCCCTTTCTCCCGGAACTCCTCTCTCATTTCTTGTTCCAAACTCCCCTAGCCGTCGACGATCGCACCTGTGAGTTTGGCAGCCCTGAGGCGACGCTACGGGCTGAATATCTCCTGCATAATTTGCTGATTGCGATCGCCAACGGAGTCACCCAGCCGCTCCTGGACCAGGTGACTGGCATCGAAGCCATTGAACGACAGTTTTATGATCGCCGTTTCCTCTCCACCCGAGATATTGAGCGACTGCGTAACGATTTATCCTGGAAATACCGCTGGGAAACCTATCTCGAAGAGCCTAAGGCGATTTATGAAAGTCGCTTTTGGTTGTTTGTCTTAACGGAACGGGGCATTAAGCGCATGGCCATCTACGCCCACCGCCGCGAGGAATTTCTGGCCCTGTCTGGAGTCCGCCAAGCGGTAACCCTCGTCCTTGAAGGTCGAGATGCCCTCGCACCTCGGCTGCGATCGGTGGTGAGTTGGGTTGGCAATGGACTGGTTTACGTTCTCACCCAAGTCCTCGGACGAGGCCTTGGCCTAGTCGGACGGGGCATTTTGGAAAATTTAGGAAGTGGCAAAACCCGCGCCTCCCGCTCTGGAGGGAAGGAGTAG